The Pseudomonadota bacterium genome contains a region encoding:
- the hemW gene encoding radical SAM family heme chaperone HemW has product MVASVYVHLPFCRGRCPYCDFTSNDAAEIPEAAYARALAAELRWRMSMPGGAGPFETVYLGGGTPSLLPAAWIAGILRALPVALGAEVTVEANPGDADAGWFEALVAAGATRFSIGVQATDGARLRWLGRRHGVDEAIRSLRLARESGARSVSADLIYGTPGHTPEGAAAEARALVELGAEHVSAYELTVSPRTPLGRRAAAGDLGLPGEEALVALWDAVGAALAGLGLERYEVSSYAKSGHRCRHNESYWRGGEYAGLGSGACGHARTAEGRLRYANTADVGEYVEAALARRFPADGGGIGQGAVSDPVDDAARARELVMLGLRWADGIDLDELDRLAGAERTAAFSSSLIHDGHARISGRRLVPTREGMLLADGLAERF; this is encoded by the coding sequence GTGGTAGCGAGCGTCTACGTCCACCTGCCGTTCTGCCGCGGACGGTGCCCCTACTGCGACTTCACCTCGAACGACGCCGCCGAGATCCCGGAGGCCGCGTATGCCCGCGCGCTCGCGGCCGAGCTGCGGTGGCGGATGTCGATGCCCGGCGGGGCGGGCCCGTTCGAGACGGTGTACCTCGGCGGCGGCACGCCGTCGCTCCTGCCGGCTGCCTGGATCGCCGGGATCCTCCGCGCGCTCCCCGTCGCGCTCGGCGCGGAGGTGACCGTCGAGGCGAACCCGGGCGACGCCGACGCGGGCTGGTTCGAGGCGCTCGTCGCCGCGGGCGCCACGCGCTTCTCGATAGGCGTCCAGGCGACCGACGGCGCGCGGCTGCGCTGGCTCGGGCGCAGGCACGGCGTCGACGAGGCGATCCGATCCCTGCGGCTCGCCAGGGAGTCGGGCGCACGCTCGGTGAGCGCGGACCTGATCTACGGGACGCCCGGGCACACGCCGGAGGGGGCGGCGGCCGAGGCGCGCGCCCTCGTCGAGCTCGGGGCCGAACACGTCTCGGCGTACGAGCTCACCGTGTCGCCGCGGACTCCCCTCGGGCGGCGGGCCGCGGCGGGCGATCTCGGCCTCCCGGGCGAGGAGGCGCTCGTCGCGCTCTGGGACGCGGTCGGCGCGGCGCTCGCCGGGCTCGGCCTCGAGAGGTACGAGGTCTCGAGCTACGCGAAGTCCGGGCACCGCTGTCGCCACAACGAGAGCTATTGGCGCGGCGGCGAGTACGCGGGGCTCGGCAGCGGCGCTTGCGGGCACGCGAGGACGGCCGAAGGAAGGCTGCGCTACGCGAACACTGCGGACGTCGGGGAGTACGTCGAGGCCGCGCTCGCGAGACGTTTCCCGGCGGACGGAGGCGGGATCGGCCAGGGCGCGGTGTCGGACCCCGTCGACGACGCGGCGCGCGCCCGGGAGCTCGTCATGCTCGGCCTGCGGTGGGCGGACGGGATCGATCTCGACGAGCTCGACAGGCTCGCCGGCGCGGAGCGGACCGCCGCGTTCTCGTCGTCGCTGATCCACGACGGGCACGCCCGGATCTCGGGGCGCCGCCTCGTCCCCACGCGCGAGGGGATGCTCCTCGCCGACGGGTTGGCGGAGAGGTTCTGA
- a CDS encoding CsgG/HfaB family protein — protein MKTPKMLVLSVAAALVSACLGGCFMGPKETMTSVVQANRYGQFAIVPGQKVAVLTFTGYKGSGLADLVTIEFLRHGVDVVERNMLDRVVAEVRRTEAGMYNADLSDLEILRQIGKITEADFVVYGDADAVDPDTLRYLRDDFGKLTPRFFLSYAQISLRAFSTKTGEVTWWGTTEATVQAPWGNEVRLMDHLRMAARRAVDSMMGPGINQYSKRAVRNEIPAVVAPLVPYGTPPPAAAAPVAPPPEPAVVAPAAAEPPKNCTKDKDCPGDLVCAGGVCKAE, from the coding sequence ATGAAGACGCCGAAGATGCTCGTGCTGTCCGTCGCGGCGGCGCTCGTGAGCGCGTGCCTCGGCGGCTGCTTCATGGGGCCGAAGGAGACGATGACGTCCGTCGTCCAGGCCAACCGCTACGGCCAGTTCGCGATCGTCCCGGGCCAGAAGGTCGCCGTGCTCACCTTCACCGGCTACAAGGGGAGCGGCCTCGCGGATCTCGTCACCATCGAGTTCCTCCGCCACGGCGTGGACGTCGTGGAGCGGAACATGCTCGACCGCGTCGTCGCCGAGGTGCGCCGCACGGAGGCCGGCATGTACAACGCCGATCTCTCCGACCTGGAGATCCTGCGCCAGATCGGGAAGATCACCGAGGCCGACTTCGTCGTCTACGGCGACGCCGACGCGGTGGATCCGGACACCCTCCGCTACCTCCGGGACGACTTCGGGAAGCTGACGCCGCGCTTCTTCCTCTCCTACGCCCAGATCTCGCTGCGCGCCTTCTCCACGAAGACCGGCGAGGTGACGTGGTGGGGCACGACCGAGGCCACGGTCCAGGCGCCGTGGGGCAACGAGGTCCGGCTCATGGATCACCTGCGCATGGCGGCCCGGCGGGCGGTCGACTCGATGATGGGCCCCGGCATCAACCAGTACTCGAAGCGGGCCGTCCGGAACGAGATCCCCGCGGTGGTCGCGCCGCTCGTCCCGTACGGGACTCCGCCGCCGGCGGCCGCCGCGCCCGTCGCGCCGCCCCCGGAGCCGGCCGTCGTCGCCCCGGCCGCGGCCGAGCCCCCGAAGAACTGCACCAAGGACAAGGACTGCCCGGGCGACCTCGTCTGTGCGGGCGGGGTCTGCAAGGCCGAGTAG
- a CDS encoding CsgG/HfaB family protein, whose translation MNRAKRAWLAVAVAAVGALAASGCGPQPYKFADYESFVRPGIDPASYRRAAVLYVGYASGSSVLQKDAAAASVAAQKGSLGTEQDAADVILYSNALINALASRGVQMVERNKVNDLVREQGLIQQELLDLSDVEKIRRLGKLLKVDLLVRGTLIAERGGWNMTPNLELYYIGLTGLSVTGVDTRTGQVVWVDTMYLAQRITPRLLAKQPEMTSTSNVIAIVDEMVARFLPTGGAR comes from the coding sequence ATGAACAGAGCGAAGAGAGCGTGGCTGGCCGTCGCCGTCGCCGCCGTCGGGGCGCTGGCGGCCAGCGGCTGCGGCCCGCAGCCGTACAAGTTCGCGGACTACGAGTCGTTCGTCCGGCCCGGCATCGACCCGGCGAGCTACAGGCGCGCGGCGGTGCTCTACGTCGGCTACGCGTCCGGCTCGTCGGTGCTCCAGAAGGACGCCGCGGCGGCGAGCGTCGCCGCTCAGAAGGGCTCCCTCGGGACCGAGCAGGACGCGGCCGACGTCATCCTCTACTCGAACGCGCTCATCAACGCCCTCGCCTCGCGCGGCGTCCAGATGGTCGAGCGCAACAAGGTCAACGACCTCGTGCGCGAGCAGGGGCTCATCCAGCAGGAGCTTCTCGATCTCTCGGACGTCGAGAAGATCCGCCGCCTGGGCAAGCTGCTCAAGGTCGATCTGCTCGTGCGCGGCACGCTGATCGCCGAGCGCGGCGGCTGGAACATGACGCCGAACCTCGAGCTCTACTACATCGGGCTCACGGGGCTGAGCGTCACGGGCGTGGACACGCGCACCGGACAGGTCGTCTGGGTCGACACGATGTACCTGGCGCAGCGGATCACGCCGCGGCTGCTCGCCAAGCAGCCGGAGATGACCAGCACCTCGAACGTGATCGCGATCGTCGACGAGATGGTCGCGCGGTTCCTGCCGACGGGAGGTGCGCGATGA